In one window of Macrotis lagotis isolate mMagLag1 chromosome 5, bilby.v1.9.chrom.fasta, whole genome shotgun sequence DNA:
- the LOC141488313 gene encoding pancreatic alpha-amylase, with protein MRFLLLLAVLGVCWAQYDPHTQPGRTSIVHLFEWRWDDIAQECERYLGPNGFGGVQISPPNENVVIHDPSRPWWERYQPISYKLCTRSGNEDEFRDMVKRCNNVGVHIYVDAVVNHMCGNGVNAGTSSTCGSYFNPGSRDFPSVPYSAWDFNDGKCRTNSGDVENYNDVYQVRDCRLVGLLDLALEKDYVRSKIAEYMNHLIDIGVAGFRIDASKHMWPGDMKAFLDKLKNLNTSWFPEGARPFIYQEVIDLGGEPIKSSDYFGNGRVTEFKYGAKLGTVLRKWNGEKMAYLKSWGEGWAFMPSDRALVFVDNHDNQRGHGAGGASILTFWDARLYKMGVGFMLAHPYGFTRVMSSFRWPRYFVNGKDINDWVGPPNENGRIKPVTINPDTTCGNDWVCEHRWHQIRNMVIFRNVVDGQPFTNWWDNGNNQVAFGRGNRGFIIFNNDDWELSSTLQTGLPAGTYCDVISGDKIDNQCTGIKIYVSGDGLAHFKISNTAEDPFIAIHVDAKLHTKLNDSNFQKQ; from the exons ATGAGGTTCTTGCTGCTGCTTGCAGTCCTTGGGGTCTGCTGGGCACAGTATGATCCCCATACCCAACCTGGTCGAACATCTATTGTCCACTTATTTGAATGGCGCTGGGATGATATTGCTCAGGAATGTGAGAGGTACCTAGGTCCCAATGGCTTCGGGGGTGTTCAG ATCTCACCTCCAAATGAGAATGTAGTGATCCATGACCCTTCCAGACCTTGGTGGGAAAGATACCAACCAATTAGCTACAAGTTATGTACACGCTCTGGAAATGAAGATGAATTTAGAGACATGGTGAAGAGATGCAACAATGTGGGA GTGCATATATATGTGGATGCTGTGGTGAATCATATGTGTGGAAATGGTGTGAATGCTGGAACAAGTAGCACCTGTGGAAGTTACTTCAATCCCGGATCAAGAGATTTTCCTTCTGTTCCATACTCTGCCTGGGATTTTAATGATGGTAAATGTAGAACCAATAGTGGGGATGTTGAAAACTACAATGATGTGTATCAG GTTAGAGACTGCCGTTTGGTCGGGCTTCTTGatcttgccctggagaaagaTTATGTCCGTTCCAAGATTGCCGAGTATATGAACCACCTGATTGACATTGGTGTGGCAGGATTCAGAATTGATGCTTCCAAACATATGTGGCCTGGAGACATGAAGGCGTTTCTGGATAAACTGAAGAATTTAAACACAAGCTGGTTCCCTGAAGGAGCCAGACCATTCATTTACCAGGAG GTAATTGATTTAGGTGGCGAGCCAATTAAAAGCAGTGACTACTTTGGAAATGGTCGGGTTacagaattcaaatatggtgCAAAGCTAGGCACAGTTCTACGCAAGTGGAATGGAGAAAAGATGGCTTatttaaa GAGCTGGGGAGAAGGTTGGGCCTTCATGCCTTCTGACAGAGCCCTGGTCTTTGTGGATAATCATGACAACCAGAGGGGCCATGGAGCTGGAGGAGCTTCCATTCTCACCTTCTGGGATGCTAG ACTATACAAAATGGGAGTTGGATTTATGCTTGCTCACCCTTACGGATTTACACGAGTCATGTCAAGCTTCAGATGGCCAAGATATTTTGTGAATGGAAAG GATATTAATGATTGGGTTGGACCACCCAATGAAAACGGAAGGATTAAACCAGTAACTATAAATCCAGACACTACTTGTGGCAATGACTGGGTTTGTGAACACCGATGGCATCAGATAAG GAATATGGTTATTTTCCGTAATGTTGTTGATGGTCAGCCTTTTACAAATTGGTGGGATAATGGAAATAACCAGGTGGCTTTTGGTAGAGGGAATAGAGGATTCATCATATTCAATAATGATGACTG GGAATTGTCATCAACTCTACAAACTGGTCTGCCTGCTGGAACCTACTGTGATGTCATTTCTGGAGATAAAATTGATAACCAATGTACAGGGATTAAAATTTATGTTTCTGGTGATGGTCTTGCTCACTTCAAAATTAGCAATACTGCTGAAGATCCATTCATTGCCATCCATGTGGATGCTAAATTGCACACCAAACTGAATGACTCGAATTTCCAGAAACAATAA